A genome region from Oenanthe melanoleuca isolate GR-GAL-2019-014 chromosome 2, OMel1.0, whole genome shotgun sequence includes the following:
- the NBN gene encoding nibrin isoform X2 — protein sequence MWKLVPASGKGEPYRLLSGVEYVVGRKNCTILIQDDQSISRSHAVLTVSQSETSPSQSPSVPVLTVRDTSKYGTFVNGSKLNGTSVSLQSGDRINFGVFESKFRVEYEPLVVCSSCLDVAQKNALNQAIQQLGGLVVNEWTQECTHLVMISVKVTVKTICALICARPIIKPEFFSELIRAIQSRQQLPNHESFYPPVDEPSIGTENLDLSEHHERKKIFSGKTFVFLTAKQHKKLGPAVTLGGGEVKLVTEGRKEMPLLLSPGVCVVDVDLTNSQLSGSDSMTNRTDSILTVLESKNLRAIPEAEIGLAVIFMSTEKYCNPQKQPALKAVPESSPASAAAGRAISQSLAVDETIMPTAADSSTLCIADTEEQTCMEIENTSQMHRQKKMAFQGTTAVKKNSGTSGSVNAGTSIPRGSRTSGFSQRSQPVSPSKSSEAGKPCASASRHQPNSITNYFQVSRKRERAEEGETSVPKLAKLEERSSPLPKLTESTTSSICSSEAKQHQKENNILDPNPNFAEDMSIKLMRENVKLTSDRTDTKNTSSESHAPKKRKELDDLSEDAEALEIVFGSGDIDWGGQMADHDQEDQRNKRRKCLEAKGSRIQEVNVNQQEENKKEEELESLLTSETKNNIKQESQVLNHSKLEDDCSNLPSRLLLTEFRSLVVSHPRQNSRLPENTSYAGKKNFKMFKKVAYPGAGQLPCIIGGSDLIAYNAKKNSELEDWLRQELEEQDRRTREESLADDLFRYDPNVKRRR from the exons ATGTGGAAGCTGGTGCCCGCCTCGGGAAAAG GAGAGCCATATAGGCTTTTAAGTGGTGTAGAGTATGTTGTTGGACGCAAGAACTGCACAATTTTAATTCAGGATGATCAGTCTATCAGCCGAAGTCACGCAGTTCTGACTGTAAGTCAGTCTGAAACAAGCCCT aGTCAGTCTCCCTCAGTACCTGTATTAACTGTAAGAGATACATCTAAGTATGGTACCTTTGTTAATGGATCAAAACTCAATGGTACTTCAGTGTCTTTGCAGTCTGGTGACAGAATCAACTTTGGAGTCTTTGAGAGCAAGTTTAG AGTGGAATATGAACCTTTGGTTGTCTGTTCCTCATGTTTAGATGTAGCtcagaaaaatgctttaaatcAAGCCATCCAGCAGCTCGGAGGCCTTGTAGTGAATGAATGGACACAAGAGTGTACCCACCTTGTAATGATATCAGTAAAAGTTACTGTTAAG actatATGTGCTTTGATTTGTGCTCGACCAATTATAAAACCagagtttttttctgaattaattagAGCTATTCAGTCCAGGCAACAGTTGCCAAATCATGAAAG CTTCTATCCTCCAGTTGATGAGCCTTCCATTGGCACTGAAAACCTGGATTTATCTGAGCatcatgaaaggaaaaaaatattcagtggaAAAACTTTTGTATTTCTAACTGCCAAGCAG CACAAGAAACTGGGTCCAGCAGTTACTCTTGGAGGAGGGGAAGTAAAGTTGGtgacagaaggaagaaaagaaatgccTTTACTACTTTCTCCTGGAGTTTGTGTAGTTGATGTGGATTTGACAAACTCTCAGCTCTCAGGATCTGACTCTATGACGAACAGGACTGATTCCATTCTGACTGTCTTGGAAAG CAAGAATCTTAGGGCTATTCCAGAGGCAGAAATTGGATTGGCAGTTATCTTCATGTCtacagaaaaatactgcaaCCCTCAAAAGCAGCCTGCTTTGAAAG CTGTACCTGAAAGTTCTCCtgcatcagctgctgcaggccGAGCCATTTCCCAGAGTCTGGCTGTGGATGAAACCATAATGCCAACAGCTGCAGATAGCAGCACCTTATGCATAGCTGATACAGAAGAGCAGACATG TATGGAGATAGAGAATACTTCCCAGATGCATAGACAAAAGAAAATGGCTTTCCAGGGTACaactgctgtgaagaaaaacagTGGCACAAGTGGCAGTGTAAATGCAGGAACATCAATACCTAGAGGGAGCAGAACATCTGGGTTCAGTCAAAGAAGTCAGCCTGTCTCACCATCTAAAAGCTCAGAAGCTGGCAAACCTTGTGCGAGTGCTTCACGTCACCAACCAAACTCAATCACAAATTACTTCCAGGTTTCTAGAAAAAG GGaaagagctgaagaaggagaaaCATCTGTACCCAAACTAGCAAAATTGGAGGAACGGTCATCGCCTCTTCCCAAGCTCACTGAATCCACAACTTCCTCAATCTGCAGCAGTGAAGCAAAGCAgcatcaaaaggaaaataacatcCTGGACCCAAACCCAAATTTTGCAGAAGACATGAGTATAAAGCTTATGAGGGAAAATGTCAAACTAACAAGTGATAGAACAGACACTAAAAACACTTCTAGTGAAAGTCatgcaccaaaaaaaagaaaggaattagaTGATTTATCTGAAGATGCAGAAGCGCTAGAAATCGTGTTTGGAAGCGGAGACATAGACTGGGGAGGTCAAATGGCAGATCATGACCAGGAAGATCAAAGAAATAAACGAAGAAAGTGTTTGGAAGCCAAAGGAAGCAGGATTCAAGAAGTAAATGTAAATCAGCAAGAGGAGAATAAA AAAGAAGAGGAACTTGAATCACTTCTAACTTCAGAAACGAAAAATAATATCAAGCAAGAGTCACAAGTCTTG AACCACAGCAAACTGGAAGATGACTGCAGCAATCTTCCTAGCAGGCTTTTGTTGACAGAGTTTAGATCACTGGTTGTCAGCCATCCAAGACAGAACAGTCGTCTTCCTGAAAATACCAGCtatgcaggaaagaaaaatttcaaaatgttcaaaaaG GTAGCTTACCCTGGGGCAGGACAACTTCCATGCATTATTGGAGGATCAGATTTGATTGCTTACAATGCTAAAAAGAATTCAGAGCTAGAAGACTGGTTAAGGCAAGAATTGGag GAGCAAGACAGACGTACAAGAGAAGAATCTCTTGCTGATGATCTCTTTAG atATGATCCTAATGTGAAAAGAAGAAGATAA
- the NBN gene encoding nibrin isoform X1 — protein MWKLVPASGKGEPYRLLSGVEYVVGRKNCTILIQDDQSISRSHAVLTVSQSETSPSQSPSVPVLTVRDTSKYGTFVNGSKLNGTSVSLQSGDRINFGVFESKFRVEYEPLVVCSSCLDVAQKNALNQAIQQLGGLVVNEWTQECTHLVMISVKVTVKTICALICARPIIKPEFFSELIRAIQSRQQLPNHESFYPPVDEPSIGTENLDLSEHHERKKIFSGKTFVFLTAKQHKKLGPAVTLGGGEVKLVTEGRKEMPLLLSPGVCVVDVDLTNSQLSGSDSMTNRTDSILTVLESKNLRAIPEAEIGLAVIFMSTEKYCNPQKQPALKAVPESSPASAAAGRAISQSLAVDETIMPTAADSSTLCIADTEEQTCMEIENTSQMHRQKKMAFQGTTAVKKNSGTSGSVNAGTSIPRGSRTSGFSQRSQPVSPSKSSEAGKPCASASRHQPNSITNYFQVSRKRERAEEGETSVPKLAKLEERSSPLPKLTESTTSSICSSEAKQHQKENNILDPNPNFAEDMSIKLMRENVKLTSDRTDTKNTSSESHAPKKRKELDDLSEDAEALEIVFGSGDIDWGGQMADHDQEDQRNKRRKCLEAKGSRIQEVNVNQQEENKKEEELESLLTSETKNNIKQESQVLVRSQLINHSKLEDDCSNLPSRLLLTEFRSLVVSHPRQNSRLPENTSYAGKKNFKMFKKVAYPGAGQLPCIIGGSDLIAYNAKKNSELEDWLRQELEEQDRRTREESLADDLFRYDPNVKRRR, from the exons ATGTGGAAGCTGGTGCCCGCCTCGGGAAAAG GAGAGCCATATAGGCTTTTAAGTGGTGTAGAGTATGTTGTTGGACGCAAGAACTGCACAATTTTAATTCAGGATGATCAGTCTATCAGCCGAAGTCACGCAGTTCTGACTGTAAGTCAGTCTGAAACAAGCCCT aGTCAGTCTCCCTCAGTACCTGTATTAACTGTAAGAGATACATCTAAGTATGGTACCTTTGTTAATGGATCAAAACTCAATGGTACTTCAGTGTCTTTGCAGTCTGGTGACAGAATCAACTTTGGAGTCTTTGAGAGCAAGTTTAG AGTGGAATATGAACCTTTGGTTGTCTGTTCCTCATGTTTAGATGTAGCtcagaaaaatgctttaaatcAAGCCATCCAGCAGCTCGGAGGCCTTGTAGTGAATGAATGGACACAAGAGTGTACCCACCTTGTAATGATATCAGTAAAAGTTACTGTTAAG actatATGTGCTTTGATTTGTGCTCGACCAATTATAAAACCagagtttttttctgaattaattagAGCTATTCAGTCCAGGCAACAGTTGCCAAATCATGAAAG CTTCTATCCTCCAGTTGATGAGCCTTCCATTGGCACTGAAAACCTGGATTTATCTGAGCatcatgaaaggaaaaaaatattcagtggaAAAACTTTTGTATTTCTAACTGCCAAGCAG CACAAGAAACTGGGTCCAGCAGTTACTCTTGGAGGAGGGGAAGTAAAGTTGGtgacagaaggaagaaaagaaatgccTTTACTACTTTCTCCTGGAGTTTGTGTAGTTGATGTGGATTTGACAAACTCTCAGCTCTCAGGATCTGACTCTATGACGAACAGGACTGATTCCATTCTGACTGTCTTGGAAAG CAAGAATCTTAGGGCTATTCCAGAGGCAGAAATTGGATTGGCAGTTATCTTCATGTCtacagaaaaatactgcaaCCCTCAAAAGCAGCCTGCTTTGAAAG CTGTACCTGAAAGTTCTCCtgcatcagctgctgcaggccGAGCCATTTCCCAGAGTCTGGCTGTGGATGAAACCATAATGCCAACAGCTGCAGATAGCAGCACCTTATGCATAGCTGATACAGAAGAGCAGACATG TATGGAGATAGAGAATACTTCCCAGATGCATAGACAAAAGAAAATGGCTTTCCAGGGTACaactgctgtgaagaaaaacagTGGCACAAGTGGCAGTGTAAATGCAGGAACATCAATACCTAGAGGGAGCAGAACATCTGGGTTCAGTCAAAGAAGTCAGCCTGTCTCACCATCTAAAAGCTCAGAAGCTGGCAAACCTTGTGCGAGTGCTTCACGTCACCAACCAAACTCAATCACAAATTACTTCCAGGTTTCTAGAAAAAG GGaaagagctgaagaaggagaaaCATCTGTACCCAAACTAGCAAAATTGGAGGAACGGTCATCGCCTCTTCCCAAGCTCACTGAATCCACAACTTCCTCAATCTGCAGCAGTGAAGCAAAGCAgcatcaaaaggaaaataacatcCTGGACCCAAACCCAAATTTTGCAGAAGACATGAGTATAAAGCTTATGAGGGAAAATGTCAAACTAACAAGTGATAGAACAGACACTAAAAACACTTCTAGTGAAAGTCatgcaccaaaaaaaagaaaggaattagaTGATTTATCTGAAGATGCAGAAGCGCTAGAAATCGTGTTTGGAAGCGGAGACATAGACTGGGGAGGTCAAATGGCAGATCATGACCAGGAAGATCAAAGAAATAAACGAAGAAAGTGTTTGGAAGCCAAAGGAAGCAGGATTCAAGAAGTAAATGTAAATCAGCAAGAGGAGAATAAA AAAGAAGAGGAACTTGAATCACTTCTAACTTCAGAAACGAAAAATAATATCAAGCAAGAGTCACAAGTCTTGGTAAGGAGCCAGCTAATT AACCACAGCAAACTGGAAGATGACTGCAGCAATCTTCCTAGCAGGCTTTTGTTGACAGAGTTTAGATCACTGGTTGTCAGCCATCCAAGACAGAACAGTCGTCTTCCTGAAAATACCAGCtatgcaggaaagaaaaatttcaaaatgttcaaaaaG GTAGCTTACCCTGGGGCAGGACAACTTCCATGCATTATTGGAGGATCAGATTTGATTGCTTACAATGCTAAAAAGAATTCAGAGCTAGAAGACTGGTTAAGGCAAGAATTGGag GAGCAAGACAGACGTACAAGAGAAGAATCTCTTGCTGATGATCTCTTTAG atATGATCCTAATGTGAAAAGAAGAAGATAA